In the Wyeomyia smithii strain HCP4-BCI-WySm-NY-G18 chromosome 2, ASM2978416v1, whole genome shotgun sequence genome, one interval contains:
- the LOC129720931 gene encoding pyrroline-5-carboxylate reductase 1, mitochondrial, whose product MSRLLKIGFLGGGKMAQAMANGFVSAGLTKGEQMTASFHPSDVANIEAFKSAGVKTFVDNLPVVKHSEVVFISVKPTIVPTVLENVKSASDGKLFISIAMGVTLKELEKSLSLKARVIRVMPNTPALVRSGASVYVRGSAATADDCVLTQSLLEAIGTCEEVAENMMDPITALSGSGPAYIFVLIEALADGGVRMGLPRDLSYRLASQTVLGSGQLVKETGRHPGQLKDDVTSPAGSTAAGLAYLEQNAFRHAVAGAVEAATLRCRQVSGNK is encoded by the exons ATGAGCAGGCTATTGAAGATTGGTTTTCTCGGAGGAGGTAAAATGGCCCAGGCCATGGCTAATGGATTTGTTTCGGCAG GTCTAACTAAGGGTGAACAAATGACTGCTAGCTTTCATCCGTCCGATGTAGCGAATATCGAAGCATTCAAGTCAGCAGGAGTGAAAACGTTTGTGGATAATCTCCCGGTGGTGAAACACTCCGAAGTGGTTTTCATTTCCGTTAAACCAACAATTGTTCCAACAGTGCTGGAAAACGTAAAATCGGCaagtgatggaaagttgtttatTTCGATTGCGATGGGTGTAACGCTTAAGGAGCTGGAGAAG TCTCTTTCGCTGAAAGCTCGTGTAATCAGAGTAATGCCGAATACCCCAGCATTGGTTCGTAGTGGAGCATCAGTATATGTTCGAGGTAGCGCAGCTACTGCTGATGATTGCGTCCTGACGCAATCCCTGTTAGAAGCGATAGGTACCTGTGAAGAAGTAGCGGAAAATATGATGGATCCTATTACTGCCCTCTCGGGAAGTGGCCCGGCGTACATATTTGTGCTGATAGAAGCTCTTGCCGATGGTGGAGTTCGTATGGGTTTACCGCGCGATTTGTCATATCGATTGGCATCACAAACCGTGCTAGGATCGGGACAGTTAGTTAAGGAGACTGGCCGGCACCCTGGACAGTTGAAAGATGATGTAACAAGTCCAGCTGGATCGACTGCGGCAGGTTTGGCATACTTGGAGCAAAACG CATTCCGACATGCAGTAGCGGGAGCCGTCGAGGCAGCGACACTTCGATGCCGTCAAGTTTCAGGAAATAAGTAA